A genomic stretch from Falco cherrug isolate bFalChe1 chromosome 1, bFalChe1.pri, whole genome shotgun sequence includes:
- the POP5 gene encoding ribonuclease P/MRP protein subunit POP5 gives MVRFKNRYVLCEVVSEDPRCRQCIEDRAVGLAVRDAIGRVHGDYGLACCSISFTVKYVNAYTGTVLLRCRKDFYRLLCSALPFVRQLESRGQRYPCALHTLHVGGTIRTCQKFLIQYNRRQLLMLLQNCTNEEERRCIQKSLLSCSLTEEQSQSGDEEDDGTETD, from the exons ATGGTTCGCTTCAAGAACAG GTATGTGCTGTGCGAGGTGGTCTCGGAGGACCCGCGGTGCCGGCAGTGCATCGAGGACCGCGCCGTCGGCCTCGCCGTGAGGGACGCCATCGGGCGGGTGCACGGGGACTACGGCCTGGCCTGCTGCTCCATCTCCTTCACAG TGAAGTACGTGAACGCCTACACCGGGACGGTGCTGCTGCGCTGCCGCAAGGACTTCtacaggctgctctgctccgCGCTCCCCTTCGTGAGGCAGCTGGAGAGCCGGGGCCAGCGCTACCCCTGCGCCCTGCACACCCTGCACGTCGGAG GTACCATAAGAACATGTCAGAAATTTCTGATTCAGTATAATAGAAGACAGCTGCTGATGTTGTTGCAGAACTGTACAAATGAAG AGGAAAGACGGTGTATACAGAAGTCCTTGTTGAGCTGTTCCCTTACAGAAGAGCAGTCTCAAAGTGGAGATGAGGAAGATGATGGCACAGAGACAGACTAA